The following are from one region of the Paenibacillus bovis genome:
- a CDS encoding PAS domain S-box protein: MDNHEYDVLQNLIAENGVYRPLFEHHPDAIYVMDLDGNYIYTNPAVLRMSGYSLEELRYIDKRLIFGEARLHFRSPYFQQVLQGGSVQYETEIYHKDGHAIYLDVTYAPVMKEEQVIGIFGAAKDITSRKQANEQLMASEERLALAQDIAGFGCWEWNLDTQELTCTDKFFEILRLGHDSPQIMYRRFLSQVHPEDRTLVSESFRKALDEGHIHVECRLTGQHHEVRNVSIRGRMVEVVPGESQRVLGTIQDVTEQRLMENLIRESERQYRMLSDTTMDLISTHTADAALNFLFASPSLKKLLGYEVEEILGTSASSYYHPEDYEVVQIYLQSILYSQEQHTVSFRFRHKQGHYVWLETSGTYTPSKMEGISGTVVAVSRDVSDRKFAEQQLLESEQRYKSLVEYNPSGVYSFDLEGRLFNLNPVAEIQSGYTTDRLQQTHFTNLIDEDYQTAAQEHFNKARMGMPQNYDTVLVHSSGNRMEVNFTNVPIIVGGQVTGVFGIATDVTENKRYLEQIQAISEEYNLILSSVSEGIFGMDTHGRGIFINAAAARMLQLPREQFIGVPVQQSLVQARADGEAYAAGQNPVALTMSDGISRRVTEDVFFRRDGSSFFVSYQTNALYDREQIIGVVVVFSDRTNEKAILEAKESAERAAYAKSQFISLISHELRTPMNAIIGMSELVQDSPLNEDQQFYMEIIRQNSEELMRMMDDVTDVHRLENGNIKLEERTFDLHELVESVYELFLPVAQEKQLALEKRVDQEVPRQARGDMMRIKQVLVNIIGNALKFTDRGTVEIIVGVSHISREHGMLIHFRIIDTGIGIPADRLGELFQSFSQVHQVMNRQYGGTGLGLFISKNLIELMNGTIGVESREHVGSTFYFTIPLKLVDNEQ, encoded by the coding sequence TTTCGGAGAAGCGCGTCTTCATTTTCGTTCCCCTTATTTTCAGCAGGTGCTGCAAGGTGGATCGGTTCAGTATGAGACGGAAATTTACCATAAGGACGGACATGCCATCTATCTTGATGTCACCTATGCGCCCGTCATGAAAGAAGAGCAGGTTATCGGCATTTTTGGTGCAGCCAAAGATATCACTTCCCGCAAGCAGGCGAACGAGCAGCTTATGGCGAGTGAAGAACGCCTTGCTCTGGCTCAGGATATTGCCGGCTTTGGCTGCTGGGAATGGAATCTGGATACGCAGGAGCTTACCTGTACAGACAAGTTTTTTGAGATTTTGCGTCTTGGCCATGATTCTCCGCAGATTATGTACCGGCGCTTTCTGTCACAGGTGCATCCGGAAGATCGCACTCTCGTCAGTGAATCTTTTCGAAAAGCACTGGATGAAGGGCATATTCATGTGGAATGCCGATTGACCGGGCAGCACCACGAAGTGCGTAATGTTTCTATTCGCGGGCGTATGGTAGAAGTAGTACCAGGTGAATCCCAGCGCGTACTTGGTACTATTCAGGATGTGACCGAGCAGCGGCTGATGGAGAATCTGATTCGCGAAAGCGAGCGGCAATACCGGATGCTCTCGGATACTACAATGGATCTGATCTCGACGCATACGGCAGATGCTGCGCTCAATTTTCTGTTTGCTTCTCCTTCCCTCAAAAAGCTGCTGGGCTATGAAGTGGAAGAGATACTGGGTACGAGTGCCAGCAGCTATTACCACCCCGAGGATTATGAAGTGGTACAGATCTATCTGCAGTCTATCCTGTATTCGCAGGAACAGCATACCGTATCTTTTCGCTTCCGGCATAAGCAGGGGCATTATGTATGGCTGGAGACGAGCGGTACCTATACGCCCAGCAAAATGGAAGGAATCAGCGGTACGGTAGTAGCTGTATCCAGGGATGTATCGGATCGCAAATTTGCGGAGCAACAGCTGCTGGAGAGCGAGCAGCGCTACAAATCGCTGGTCGAATACAATCCATCGGGTGTTTATTCTTTTGATCTGGAAGGCCGTTTGTTCAATCTGAATCCGGTAGCCGAGATTCAGAGTGGCTACACGACCGATCGATTGCAGCAGACTCATTTTACCAATCTGATTGACGAAGATTACCAGACTGCAGCCCAGGAGCATTTTAACAAAGCCCGTATGGGTATGCCGCAAAATTATGATACGGTACTGGTGCATTCGTCTGGTAACCGGATGGAAGTGAACTTTACCAATGTACCGATTATTGTCGGTGGTCAGGTGACCGGAGTATTCGGTATTGCTACCGATGTAACGGAGAATAAGCGATATCTGGAACAGATTCAGGCGATCAGCGAGGAATATAATCTGATTCTCAGCTCGGTATCGGAAGGGATCTTTGGCATGGATACCCATGGAAGAGGAATCTTTATCAATGCAGCGGCTGCGAGAATGCTGCAGCTTCCGAGAGAGCAGTTTATCGGTGTACCGGTGCAGCAATCGCTGGTGCAGGCACGGGCAGATGGAGAAGCCTATGCTGCCGGTCAGAATCCGGTAGCTCTTACAATGAGTGACGGAATCTCCAGAAGAGTAACCGAAGATGTGTTTTTCCGGCGGGATGGCTCCAGCTTCTTTGTCTCGTATCAGACGAATGCGCTGTATGACCGTGAGCAGATTATCGGAGTAGTGGTCGTGTTTAGCGACCGTACGAATGAAAAGGCCATTCTCGAAGCCAAGGAGTCTGCTGAACGAGCAGCTTATGCCAAATCACAGTTTATCTCGCTGATCAGTCATGAGCTGCGTACACCGATGAATGCAATTATCGGTATGTCCGAGCTGGTGCAGGATTCTCCGCTAAATGAAGATCAACAATTTTATATGGAGATTATTCGCCAGAACAGTGAAGAGCTAATGAGAATGATGGATGATGTGACCGATGTACATCGTCTGGAAAATGGAAATATCAAGCTGGAAGAGCGTACATTCGATCTACATGAACTGGTAGAATCGGTATATGAACTGTTTTTGCCGGTCGCACAGGAGAAACAGCTGGCGCTGGAGAAGCGGGTGGACCAGGAAGTGCCGCGTCAGGCCCGGGGCGATATGATGCGTATCAAGCAGGTGCTGGTCAATATTATTGGCAATGCGCTCAAATTCACCGACCGGGGGACTGTGGAGATTATAGTGGGAGTTTCCCATATTTCCAGAGAGCATGGCATGCTTATTCATTTCCGGATTATCGATACGGGAATCGGTATTCCGGCAGATCGTCTGGGCGAGCTGTTCCAGTCCTTTTCCCAGGTGCATCAGGTAATGAACCGTCAGTACGGCGGTACAGGACTGGGGCTATTTATCAGTAAAAATCTGATCGAGCTGATGAACGGTACGATTGGGGTCGAGAGCAGGGAGCATGTCGGTTCGACATTCTATTTTACGATTCCGCTCAAACTGGTAGACAATGAGCAATAA
- a CDS encoding DegV family protein, translating to MNSIRIFADSTCDLPASWLDEHQVGIVPLYVTFGEQVYRDGVDIKPADLYQRVQQQGQLPKTSAPSPADFIQAFAPVIEAGQDIIYISLSSALSSTYANARIAAEEWEEGRVHILDSLNLSSSIGLLVMKAVHAAASGASASEIIRLLTDVRGRIETEFAIDSLEYLYKGGRCSGMQNLIGSLLKIRPVIEVTPQGTLVPAYKVRGKREKAVEQLLRNAIANADRLDEEVIFVVHSFAEEEAKTMQAVLREQTNARQVMITEAGCVISSHCGPQTIAIMYATRS from the coding sequence ATGAATTCTATTCGTATTTTTGCAGACAGTACCTGCGATCTGCCAGCTTCCTGGCTGGATGAACATCAGGTGGGTATCGTACCACTCTATGTTACTTTCGGAGAGCAGGTCTATCGGGACGGTGTCGATATCAAGCCTGCCGACTTGTATCAACGTGTTCAGCAGCAAGGACAGCTGCCCAAAACATCAGCACCTTCCCCCGCTGATTTTATACAAGCTTTTGCGCCTGTAATCGAAGCCGGACAGGACATTATCTATATCAGTCTTTCTTCTGCCCTATCCTCTACGTATGCCAATGCACGTATCGCTGCCGAGGAATGGGAAGAAGGACGTGTCCATATACTGGATTCACTCAACCTGTCCAGCTCTATCGGTCTGCTCGTTATGAAAGCCGTGCATGCTGCTGCATCCGGTGCATCCGCATCCGAGATTATTCGTCTGCTGACAGATGTACGCGGACGGATCGAGACCGAATTTGCTATCGATTCACTGGAATATCTCTATAAAGGCGGACGCTGCTCCGGTATGCAAAATCTGATCGGCAGCCTGCTCAAAATCCGGCCGGTTATCGAAGTTACTCCGCAGGGTACCTTGGTGCCGGCTTACAAAGTGCGCGGCAAACGGGAAAAAGCAGTCGAGCAGCTGCTGCGTAATGCGATTGCCAATGCAGACCGTCTGGACGAAGAAGTTATCTTTGTCGTTCATTCCTTTGCCGAGGAAGAAGCGAAGACTATGCAGGCTGTACTGCGTGAACAGACCAACGCACGTCAGGTTATGATCACCGAAGCCGGCTGCGTTATCTCCAGTCACTGCGGTCCGCAGACGATCGCGATTATGTATGCGACCCGGTCATAA
- a CDS encoding DUF423 domain-containing protein, whose amino-acid sequence MQRTYIMIGSILGMIGVGIGAFGSHILEPIIGARIETFRTGVEYHFVHAIAVLIAAILAGLFGESALLRWAARLFTAGVVLFSGSLYVLCITGVKVLGAITPLGGLCFIAGWILLAVAGAKYGKKTA is encoded by the coding sequence ATGCAGCGTACGTATATTATGATTGGCTCGATTCTGGGCATGATCGGTGTAGGGATTGGAGCATTTGGTTCGCATATTCTGGAACCTATTATCGGAGCAAGAATCGAAACTTTTCGTACCGGGGTTGAATATCATTTTGTCCATGCGATTGCAGTATTGATTGCCGCTATACTCGCCGGTTTATTCGGTGAATCAGCGCTGCTCCGCTGGGCAGCTCGGTTGTTTACCGCTGGAGTGGTTCTATTTTCAGGCAGTCTCTATGTATTGTGCATTACCGGTGTCAAAGTACTGGGAGCCATTACACCATTGGGCGGGTTATGCTTTATTGCAGGCTGGATTCTGCTGGCTGTCGCCGGTGCCAAATATGGCAAAAAAACAGCCTGA